A part of Acidimicrobiales bacterium genomic DNA contains:
- a CDS encoding M20/M25/M40 family metallo-hydrolase yields MVSGPTPTAGHPAGSSPPTAGRAGDGSAAGRTPRAVPYAPLVPDTSDEVTDLLQHLIRNACVNDGSVGSGHESRSADLLATYLEGSGLDLERFEAAPGRANLVARLEGSDPEAPTLLLMGHTDVVPVNPDGWSRDPFGAELVDGEVWGRGAVDMLNLTASMAVATRRLARSGFRPRGTLIYLAVADEEALGTYGAAHLVDREADAVRADYVITESGGIPLDLGGGMRLPVIVAEKGSFWCTLRVRGTPGHASQPFRTDNALVKAAEVVRRLAEFRPRTDIHETWRRFVEGMDMDPELAAALTRPEGFVELCEALPLGLSRTAHACTHTTFAPTVVHGGTKTNVIPDVVDLEVDIRTLPGQGEADVRALLDEALGDLAASVELARYHDDPSTASPIDTPLWHTLERASARFHPDGHLVPFLTVGATDARFFRRLGVTSYGYGLFSRKMTFEDYATMFHGDDERVDVESLQLSTQLWDAVARDLLG; encoded by the coding sequence ATGGTGTCGGGGCCGACGCCGACGGCGGGACACCCGGCCGGATCGTCGCCACCGACGGCGGGAAGGGCCGGGGACGGCTCGGCAGCCGGTCGGACGCCACGTGCCGTGCCCTACGCTCCGCTCGTGCCCGACACCAGCGACGAGGTCACCGATCTCCTGCAGCACCTCATCCGCAACGCCTGCGTCAACGACGGGTCGGTCGGGTCCGGCCACGAGTCCCGCAGCGCCGACCTGCTGGCCACGTACCTCGAGGGCTCTGGCCTCGACCTCGAGCGGTTCGAGGCCGCGCCCGGCCGCGCCAACCTGGTGGCCCGCCTGGAGGGCTCCGACCCCGAGGCACCGACCCTCCTGCTCATGGGCCACACCGACGTCGTGCCGGTGAACCCCGACGGGTGGAGCCGCGACCCCTTCGGCGCCGAGCTCGTCGACGGCGAGGTGTGGGGGCGTGGCGCAGTCGACATGCTCAACCTCACGGCGTCGATGGCCGTCGCCACGCGGCGACTCGCCCGGTCGGGCTTCCGGCCGCGCGGCACCCTGATCTACCTGGCCGTCGCCGACGAGGAGGCCCTCGGCACCTACGGCGCCGCGCACCTCGTCGACCGCGAGGCCGACGCCGTGCGCGCCGACTACGTGATCACCGAGTCGGGCGGGATCCCCCTCGATCTCGGCGGCGGGATGCGGCTCCCCGTGATCGTGGCCGAGAAGGGCAGCTTCTGGTGCACCCTGCGGGTGCGGGGGACGCCGGGGCACGCGTCGCAGCCGTTCCGCACCGACAACGCGCTGGTGAAGGCCGCCGAGGTCGTGCGGCGCCTGGCCGAGTTCCGGCCCCGGACCGACATCCACGAGACGTGGCGGCGCTTCGTCGAGGGCATGGACATGGACCCCGAGCTGGCTGCGGCCCTGACCCGCCCCGAGGGGTTCGTCGAGCTGTGCGAGGCCCTGCCGCTCGGGCTCTCCCGCACCGCCCACGCCTGCACCCACACCACGTTCGCGCCCACGGTCGTGCACGGCGGAACCAAGACCAACGTGATCCCCGACGTCGTCGACCTGGAGGTCGACATCCGCACGCTCCCGGGGCAGGGCGAGGCCGACGTCCGGGCCCTGCTCGACGAGGCGCTCGGGGACCTGGCCGCGAGCGTCGAGCTGGCGCGGTACCACGACGACCCGTCGACCGCCTCGCCCATCGACACCCCGCTGTGGCACACCCTCGAGCGCGCCAGCGCCCGCTTCCACCCCGACGGCCACCTCGTCCCGTTCCTCACCGTCGGCGCCACCGACGCCCGCTTCTTCCGGCGGCTCGGGGTGACCTCGTACGGCTACGGGCTGTTCAGCCGCAAGATGACCTTCGAGGACTACGCCACCATGTTCCACGGCGACGACGAGCGGGTCGACGTCGAGTCGCTGCAGCTCTCCACCCAGCTGTGGGACGCCGTGGCCCGCGACCTCCTCGGATAG